One part of the Arabidopsis thaliana chromosome 1 sequence genome encodes these proteins:
- the E1 ALPHA gene encoding pyruvate dehydrogenase complex E1 alpha subunit (pyruvate dehydrogenase complex E1 alpha subunit (E1 ALPHA); FUNCTIONS IN: oxidoreductase activity, acting on the aldehyde or oxo group of donors, disulfide as acceptor, pyruvate dehydrogenase (acetyl-transferring) activity; INVOLVED IN: response to cadmium ion, metabolic process; LOCATED IN: cytosol, mitochondrion, nucleus; EXPRESSED IN: 25 plant structures; EXPRESSED DURING: 15 growth stages; CONTAINS InterPro DOMAIN/s: Dehydrogenase, E1 component (InterPro:IPR001017), Pyruvate dehydrogenase (acetyl-transferring) E1 component, alpha subunit, subgroup y (InterPro:IPR017597); BEST Arabidopsis thaliana protein match is: Thiamin diphosphate-binding fold (THDP-binding) superfamily protein (TAIR:AT1G24180.1); Has 9893 Blast hits to 9890 proteins in 1845 species: Archae - 125; Bacteria - 6023; Metazoa - 522; Fungi - 292; Plants - 213; Viruses - 0; Other Eukaryotes - 2718 (source: NCBI BLink).), translated as MALSRLSSRSNIITRPFSAAFSRLISTDTTPITIETSLPFTAHLCDPPSRSVESSSQELLDFFRTMALMRRMEIAADSLYKAKLIRGFCHLYDGQEAVAIGMEAAITKKDAIITAYRDHCIFLGRGGSLHEVFSELMGRQAGCSKGKGGSMHFYKKESSFYGGHGIVGAQVPLGCGIAFAQKYNKEEAVTFALYGDGAANQGQLFEALNISALWDLPAILVCENNHYGMGTAEWRAAKSPSYYKRGDYVPGLKVDGMDAFAVKQACKFAKQHALEKGPIILEMDTYRYHGHSMSDPGSTYRTRDEISGVRQERDPIERIKKLVLSHDLATEKELKDMEKEIRKEVDDAIAKAKDCPMPEPSELFTNVYVKGFGTESFGPDRKEVKASLP; from the exons ATGGCTCTATCACGCCTCTCATCACGATCCAACATCATCACTCGTCCCTTCTCCGCCGCCTTCAGCCGATTAATCTCAACGGACACAACTCCGATCACAATCGAGACTTCGCTTCCTTTCACAGCTCACTTATGTGATCCACCGTCACGCTCCGTCGAATCATCGAGTCAAGAGCTTCTCGATTTCTTCAGAACCATGGCGTTGATGCGACGTATGGAAATCGCAGCCGATTCGCTTTACAAAGCGAAGCTAATCCGAGGGTTTTGTCATCTCTACGACGGCCAAGAAGCTGTAGCTATAGGCATGGAAGCTGCGATTACAAAGAAAGACGCGATTATTACTGCTTATCGTGATCACTGTATTTTCTTAGGTCGTGGTGGTTCGCTTCATGAGGTTTTCTCAGAGCTTATGGGAAGACAAGCTGGTTGTTCTAAAGGGAAAGGTGGATCTATGCACTTCTATAAGAAGGAATCGTCGTTTTACGGTGGTCATGGGATTGTTGGTGCTCAGGTTCCATTAGGTTGTGGTATTGCTTTTGCTCAGAAGTATAACAAGGAAGAGGCTGTCACATTTGCTTTGTATGGTGATGGTGCTGCGAATCAGGGACAGTTGTTTGAAGCTTTGAATATTTCTGCTCTTTGGGATTTGCCTGCAATTTTGGTCTGCGAGAACAATCACT ATGGAATGGGAACTGCTGAATGGAGAGCCGCTAAGAGTCCATCTTACTACAAGCGTGGTGATTATGTTCCTGGACTCAAG GTAGATGGTATGGATGCATTTGCTGTCAAACAAGCTTGCAAATTTGCTAAGCAGCATGCGTTGGAGAAGGGGCCAATA ATTCTTGAGATGGACACATACAGGTACCACGGTCACTCCATGTCTGATCCTGGGAGCACATACCGTACCCGAGATGAGATATCTGGTGTGAGGCAG GAACGGGATCCAATTGAGAGAATAAAGAAGCTGGTACTATCTCATGACCTAGCAACCGAGAAAGAGCTTAAGGATATGGAGAAGGAAATTAGAAAAGAAGTAGATGACGCCATTGCCAAAGCTAAG GATTGCCCAATGCCAGAGCCTTCTGAGCTCTTTACCAATGTGTATGTGAAGGGATTTGGCACCGAG TCATTTGGACCTGACAGAAAAGAAGTCAAAGCTTCCCTTCCATGA
- the E1 ALPHA gene encoding pyruvate dehydrogenase complex E1 alpha subunit: MALSRLSSRSNIITRPFSAAFSRLISTDTTPITIETSLPFTAHLCDPPSRSVESSSQELLDFFRTMALMRRMEIAADSLYKAKLIRGFCHLYDGQEAVAIGMEAAITKKDAIITAYRDHCIFLGRGGSLHEVFSELMGRQAGCSKGKGGSMHFYKKESSFYGGHGIVGAQVPLGCGIAFAQKYNKEEAVTFALYGDGAANQGQLFEALNISALWDLPAILVCENNHYGMGTAEWRAAKSPSYYKRGDYVPGLKVDGMDAFAVKQACKFAKQHALEKGPIILEMDTYRYHGHSMSDPGSTYRTRDEISGVRQERDPIERIKKLVLSHDLATEKELKDMEKEIRKEVDDAIAKAKDCPMPEPSELFTNVYVKGFGTEVLH; this comes from the exons ATGGCTCTATCACGCCTCTCATCACGATCCAACATCATCACTCGTCCCTTCTCCGCCGCCTTCAGCCGATTAATCTCAACGGACACAACTCCGATCACAATCGAGACTTCGCTTCCTTTCACAGCTCACTTATGTGATCCACCGTCACGCTCCGTCGAATCATCGAGTCAAGAGCTTCTCGATTTCTTCAGAACCATGGCGTTGATGCGACGTATGGAAATCGCAGCCGATTCGCTTTACAAAGCGAAGCTAATCCGAGGGTTTTGTCATCTCTACGACGGCCAAGAAGCTGTAGCTATAGGCATGGAAGCTGCGATTACAAAGAAAGACGCGATTATTACTGCTTATCGTGATCACTGTATTTTCTTAGGTCGTGGTGGTTCGCTTCATGAGGTTTTCTCAGAGCTTATGGGAAGACAAGCTGGTTGTTCTAAAGGGAAAGGTGGATCTATGCACTTCTATAAGAAGGAATCGTCGTTTTACGGTGGTCATGGGATTGTTGGTGCTCAGGTTCCATTAGGTTGTGGTATTGCTTTTGCTCAGAAGTATAACAAGGAAGAGGCTGTCACATTTGCTTTGTATGGTGATGGTGCTGCGAATCAGGGACAGTTGTTTGAAGCTTTGAATATTTCTGCTCTTTGGGATTTGCCTGCAATTTTGGTCTGCGAGAACAATCACT ATGGAATGGGAACTGCTGAATGGAGAGCCGCTAAGAGTCCATCTTACTACAAGCGTGGTGATTATGTTCCTGGACTCAAG GTAGATGGTATGGATGCATTTGCTGTCAAACAAGCTTGCAAATTTGCTAAGCAGCATGCGTTGGAGAAGGGGCCAATA ATTCTTGAGATGGACACATACAGGTACCACGGTCACTCCATGTCTGATCCTGGGAGCACATACCGTACCCGAGATGAGATATCTGGTGTGAGGCAG GAACGGGATCCAATTGAGAGAATAAAGAAGCTGGTACTATCTCATGACCTAGCAACCGAGAAAGAGCTTAAGGATATGGAGAAGGAAATTAGAAAAGAAGTAGATGACGCCATTGCCAAAGCTAAG GATTGCCCAATGCCAGAGCCTTCTGAGCTCTTTACCAATGTGTATGTGAAGGGATTTGGCACCGAGGTACTTCACTAA
- a CDS encoding Actin-binding FH2 (formin homology 2) family protein (Actin-binding FH2 (formin homology 2) family protein; FUNCTIONS IN: actin binding; INVOLVED IN: cellular component organization, actin cytoskeleton organization; LOCATED IN: plasma membrane; EXPRESSED IN: 24 plant structures; EXPRESSED DURING: 14 growth stages; CONTAINS InterPro DOMAIN/s: Actin-binding FH2/DRF autoregulatory (InterPro:IPR003104), Actin-binding FH2 (InterPro:IPR015425); BEST Arabidopsis thaliana protein match is: formin 8 (TAIR:AT1G70140.1); Has 156785 Blast hits to 84417 proteins in 2586 species: Archae - 222; Bacteria - 29191; Metazoa - 66130; Fungi - 20882; Plants - 16945; Viruses - 3579; Other Eukaryotes - 19836 (source: NCBI BLink).) codes for MSFLFRKNGSSSRRKIKEKLRGRHSDRGGKREEDERYGGSGSDLPPPPSPWGFLFPEDFVRIDGNLKAVIVDDEGLDVIYWKKLLELENSGKIRKNPKPRRRGDKSGDGFRRTGADQDDNDDGDDEVGDESIEEAFSFHVKKSQSASSSGGEIRDQSNNGGGGGGGGGGGGRYYTSSSASPSRPSSSSASAASPSRTSYATSAGSDYGGGGGGKQSQSKFQAPGGGSFPSSPSQIHSGGGRSPPLPLPPGQFTAGNASFPSSTQPPPGQYMAGNASFPSSTPPPPGQYMAGNAPFSSSTPLPPGQYPAVNAQLSTSAPSVPLPPGQYTAVNAPFSTSTQPVSLPPGQYMPGNAALSASTPLTPGQFTTANAPPAPPGPANQTSPPPPPPPSAAAPPPPPPPKKGPAAPPPPPPPGKKGAGPPPPPPMSKKGPPKPPGNPKGPTKSGETSLAVGKTEDPTQPKLKPLHWDKMNPDASRSMVWHKIDGGSFNFDGDLMEALFGYVARKPSESNSVPQNQTVSNSVPHNQTYILDPRKSQNKAIVLKSLGMTKEEIIDLLTEGHDAESDTLEKLAGIAPTPEEQTEIIDFDGEPMTLAYADSLLFHILKAVPSAFNRFNVMLFKINYGSEVAQQKGSLLTLESACNELRARGLFMKLLEAILKAGNRMNAGTARGNAQAFNLTALRKLSDVKSVDAKTTLLHFVVEEVVRSEGKRAAMNKNMMSSDNGSGENADMSREEQEIEFIKMGLPIIGGLSSEFTNVKKAAGIDYDSFVATTLALGTRVKETKRLLDQSKGKEDGCLTKLRSFFESAEEELKVITEEQLRIMELVKKTTNYYQAGALKERNLFQLFVIIRDFLGMVDNACSEIARNQRKQQQQRPATTVAGASSSPAETPSVAAAPQRNAVRFPILPPNFMSESSRYSSSSDSDSES; via the exons ATGTCGTTTCTTTTCCGTAAGAACGGTAGTAGTTCACGGAGGAAGATCAAAGAAAAACTCCGTGGTCGTCACTCAGATCGAGGtgggaagagagaagaagatgagagataCGGCGGCTCCGGCTCCGATTTACCTCCACCACCGTCTCCTTGGGGATTTCTCTTCCCGGAGGATTTTGTAAGAATCGACGGGAATCTCAAAGCTGTTATTGTAGATGATGAAGGATTAGATGTGATTTACTGGAAGAAGCTTCTAGAGTTGGAAAATAGCgggaaaattagaaaaaaccctaaacctagaAGAAGAGGAGACAAATCCGGTGACGGATTTAGAAGAACTGGAGCAGATCAAGACGATAacgatgatggtgatgatgaagtaGGAGATGAATCTATCGAAGAGGCGTTTTCGTTTCATGTGAAAAAATCTCAATCTGCGTCATCGTCAGGTGGTGAAATTAGAGATCAGAGTAAtaatggtggtggtggaggaggaggaggaggaggaggaggaagatactatacttcttcttctgcttctccgTCAcgaccttcttcttcttctgcatctGCTGCTTCGCCGTCGCGAACTTCCTATGCTACAAGTGCCGGTAGTGattatggtggtggtggtggtggaaaaCAATCTCAATCCAAATTTCAAGCTCCTGGCGGCGGTTCATTTCCCTCTTCTCCGTCGCAGATCCATAGTGGTGGTGGCCGTTCTCCGCCACTTCCGCTTCCTCCGGGTCAATTCACGGCGGGAAATGCGTCATTTCCTTCATCAACACAGCCTCCTCCGGGTCAATACATGGCGGGAAATGCGTCATTTCCTTCATCAACACCGCCTCCTCCGGGTCAATACATGGCGGGAAATGCGCCATTTTCTTCATCGACACCGCTTCCTCCAGGTCAATACCCGGCGGTGAATGCGCAATTGTCTACATCCGCACCGTCTGTTCCACTTCCTCCGGGTCAATACACTGCGGTGAATGCGCCATTTTCGACATCCACACAGCCTGTATCGCTTCCTCCGGGTCAATACATGCCCGGTAATGCGGCATTGTCAGCATCGACACCGCTTACTCCGGGTCAATTCACCACGGCAAATGCTCCACCAGCACCGCCTGGTCCAGCAAACCAAacttcaccaccaccaccacctccaccatcTGCTGCGGCTCCACCTCCCCCACCACCACCTAAAAAAGGACCTGCtgcaccaccaccacctcctccaccagGTAAGAAAGGAGCTGGAccgccaccacctcctccaatGTCGAAGAAGGGCCCACCTAAACCCCCTGGTAATCCAAAAGGACCAACAAAGTCAGGTGAGACTTCATTGGCCGTAGGCAAAACTGAGGATCCGACGCAGCCGAAGCTCAAGCCTTTACATTGGGATAAGATGAACCCTGATGCAAGCCGTTCTATGGTGTGGCACAAGATTGATGGTGGCTCCTTCAA CTTTGATGGTGATCTCATGGAGGCTTTGTTTGGATACGTTGCTCGAAAACCAAGTGAATCAAACAGTGTACCGCAGAATCAGACAGTCTCAAACAGTGTACCGCATAATCAGACTTATATCCTTGATCCTCGGAAATCTCAGAACAAAGCAATTGTGCTTAAATCTTTGGGGATGACTAAAGAAGAGATCATTGACTTGTTAACAGAAGGCCATGATGCTGAGTCTGATACCCTTGAGAAGCTTGCAGGAATAGCTCCAACGCCAGAAGAACAGACAGAAATCATAGATTTCGATGGTGAACCGATGACATTGGCTTATGCAGATTCTCTACTGTTTCACATCTTAAAAGCAGTTCCTTCCGCGTTTAACCGGTTCAACGTTATGCTTTTCAAGATTAACTACGGCTCTGAGGTTGCTCAACAAAAGGGATCTTTACTAACACTTGAATCCGCGTGCAACGAGCTCCGTGCTCGTGGGCTGTTCATGAAGCTGCTAGAAGCAATCTTGAAAGCAGGTAATAGAATGAACGCTGGAACCGCGAGGGGAAATGCTCAGGCTTTTAATCTGACAGCTTTAAGAAAATTGTCTGATGTGAAGAGTGTTGATGCGAAAACTACCTTActtcattttgttgttgaagaagttgtAAGGTCTGAAGGAAAGCGAGCTGCAATGAATAAGAACATGATGTCTAGTGATAATGGTAGTGGCGAGAATGCAGATATGTctagagaagaacaagagattGAATTTATTAAGATGGGTTTACCCATTATAGGTGGCTTAAGTTCAGAGTTCACTAATGTGAAGAAAGCGGCTGGAATTGATTATGATTCGTTTGTAGCTACGACCTTGGCTTTAGGCACCCgagtgaaagaaacaaaacgtCTTTTAGACCAAAGCAAAGGGAAGGAAGATGGGTGTTTAACAAAGCTGAGATCTTTCTTTGAATCTGCGGAGGAAGAACTGAAAGTTATTACGGAAGAACAGCTTAGGATaatggagttagtgaagaAAACTACAAACTATTACCAAGCTGGAGCATTGAAAGAGAGGAACCTGTTTCAACTGTTTGTTATAATCCGTGATTTCTTAGGGATGGTTGATAATGCATGTAGTGAGATCGCAAGGAATCAACGgaaacaacagcaacaacgACCTGCAACAACAGTAGCAGGAGCATCAAGTTCACCAGCAGAAACTCCGAGCGTTGCTGCTGCACCGCAAAGGAACGCAGTTAGATTTCCAATTCTGCCTCCAAATTTCATGTCAGAGAGTTCAAGGTACAGCAGTTCAAGTGACTCAGACTCAGAATCTTGA
- a CDS encoding MADS-box family protein (MADS-box family protein; BEST Arabidopsis thaliana protein match is: MADS-box family protein (TAIR:AT1G59930.1); Has 225 Blast hits to 221 proteins in 10 species: Archae - 0; Bacteria - 0; Metazoa - 0; Fungi - 0; Plants - 225; Viruses - 0; Other Eukaryotes - 0 (source: NCBI BLink).), with protein MDQEAFLRERIEKAQAQLQKLRDENRVLRARQIMWGCIEGTIDVCQLGEKDLQDLSSVIDDYLDSLKSRIEYLKKNGEPSSSLPPRVLQDLNVKEDGDIPSMDGSHHQFETNRLTTITTTADACAPNITNNP; from the coding sequence ATGGATCAAGAGGCTTTTTTGCGTGAGAGGATTGAAAAAGCACAAGCGCAATTGCAAAAGCTGCGTGATGAAAATCGAGTTTTGAGGGCTCGACAAATTATGTGGGGTTGTATCGAAGGAACTATTGATGTGTGTCAACTCGGTGAAAAGGATCTTCAAGATTTGAGTTCTGTTATTGATGACTATCTCGATAGCCTTAAAAGCAGGATTGAGTACCTTAAGAAGAATGGTgagccttcttcttctttacctcCTCGTGTTCTTCAAGATCTTAATGTTAAAGAGGATGGGGACATTCCTTCCATGGATGGCAGCCACCACCAGTTTGAAACTAATCGTCTCACTACCATCACTACCACCGCTGATGCTTGTGCGCCTAACATCACAAATAATCCTTAG
- a CDS encoding MADS-box family protein (MADS-box family protein; BEST Arabidopsis thaliana protein match is: MADS-box family protein (TAIR:AT1G59920.1); Has 225 Blast hits to 221 proteins in 10 species: Archae - 0; Bacteria - 0; Metazoa - 0; Fungi - 0; Plants - 225; Viruses - 0; Other Eukaryotes - 0 (source: NCBI BLink).): MDQEAFLRERIEKAQAQLQKLRDENRVLRARQIMWGCIEGTIDVCQLGEKDLQDLSSVIDDYLDSLKSRIEYLKKNGEPSSSLPPRVLQDLNVEEDGDIPSMDGSHHQSETNRLATITTTADACAPNITNNP; this comes from the coding sequence ATGGATCAAGAGGCTTTTTTGCGTGAGAGGATTGAAAAAGCACAAGCGCAATTGCAAAAGCTGCGTGATGAAAATCGAGTTTTGAGGGCTCGACAAATTATGTGGGGTTGTATCGAAGGAACTATTGATGTGTGTCAACTCGGTGAAAAGGATCTTCAAGATTTGAGTTCTGTTATTGATGACTATCTCGATAGCCTTAAAAGCAGGATTGAGTACCTTAAGAAGAATGGTgagccttcttcttctttacctcCTCGTGTTCTTCAAGATCTTAATGTTGAAGAGGATGGGGACATTCCTTCCATGGATGGCAGCCATCACCAGTCTGAAACTAATCGTCTCGCTACCATCACTACCACCGCTGATGCTTGTGCGCCTAACATCACCAATAATCCTTAG
- the ARR3 gene encoding response regulator 3, with protein MNFEFIFLYLFRLVRYFLLPPSQKRKKGTYRFVSLIVTWNKKIFCKRNEVENDPPIKRFDIEEYNNENIKQSREELVAISLFYLFISYSFLTMAKDGGVSCLRRSEMIGIGIGELESPPLDSDQVHVLAVDDSLVDRIVIERLLRITSCKVTAVDSGWRALEFLGLDDDKAAVEFDRLKVDLIITDYCMPGMTGYELLKKIKESTSFKEVPVVIMSSENVMTRIDRCLEEGAEDFLLKPVKLADVKRLRSYLTRDVKVAAEGNKRKLTTPPPPPPLSATSSMESSDSTVESPLSMVDDEDSLTMSPESATSLVDSPMRSPGLA; from the exons ATGAACTTCgaatttatctttctttacCTATTCAGATTAGTTCGCTATTTCTTGCTGCCCCCatcccaaaaaagaaaaaaaggtacGTACCGTTTTGTGTCATTAATCGTCACTtggaataagaaaatattttgtaaaagaaatgAAGTAGAAAATGATCCACctataaaaagatttgatataGAAGAGTATAACAacgaaaatataaaacaaagtaGAGAGGAACTAGTAGCAATATCTCTCTTCTATCTTTTCATTTCCTACTCTTTTCTCACTATGGCCAAAGACGGTGGCGTTTCTTGTCTACGAAGGTCGGAGATGATCGGTATAGGAATCGGAGAACTTGAATCTCCGCCGCTAGATTCTGATCAAGTCCACGTTCTCGCCGTTGATGACAGCCTAGTTGATCGAATAGTCATCGAAAGATTGCTTCGAATCACATCCTGCAAAG TCACGGCGGTTGATAGCGGATGGCGTGCTCTCGAATTCTTAGGATTAGACGACGACAAAGCCGCCGTCGAATTCGAT AGATTGAAGGTGGATTTGATCATCACTGATTACTGTATGCCTGGAATGACTGGATACGAGCTTCTGAAAAAGATTAAG GAATCGACAAGTTTTAAGGAAGTTCCTGTTGTAATTATGTCGTCGGAGAATGTAATGACTCGTATCGACAG ATGTCTTGAAGAAGGTGCGGAGGATTTTTTACTAAAACCGGTGAAACTCGCCGACGTGAAACGTCTGAGGAGTTACTTGACGAGAGACGTTAAAGTCGCCGCCGAAGGAAACAAACGGAAGCTGACCACTCCACCGCCGCCGCCTCCGCTCTCAGCCACATCCTCGATGGAATCTTCGGACTCTACGGTGGAATCGCCTCTGTCTATGGTTGACGATGAAGATTCGTTGACAATGTCGCCGGAGTCTGCAACTTCGCTTGTGGATTCGCCGATGAGGAGTCCCGGATTAGCTTAG
- the ARR3 gene encoding response regulator 3 (response regulator 3 (ARR3); CONTAINS InterPro DOMAIN/s: CheY-like (InterPro:IPR011006), Signal transduction response regulator, receiver domain (InterPro:IPR001789); BEST Arabidopsis thaliana protein match is: response regulator 4 (TAIR:AT1G10470.1); Has 60077 Blast hits to 59393 proteins in 2784 species: Archae - 301; Bacteria - 52871; Metazoa - 21; Fungi - 539; Plants - 1521; Viruses - 7; Other Eukaryotes - 4817 (source: NCBI BLink).), whose amino-acid sequence MAKDGGVSCLRRSEMIGIGIGELESPPLDSDQVHVLAVDDSLVDRIVIERLLRITSCKVTAVDSGWRALEFLGLDDDKAAVEFDRLKVDLIITDYCMPGMTGYELLKKIKESTSFKEVPVVIMSSENVMTRIDRCLEEGAEDFLLKPVKLADVKRLRSYLTRDVKVAAEGNKRKLTTPPPPPPLSATSSMESSDSTVESPLSMVDDEDSLTMSPESATSLVDSPMRSPGLA is encoded by the exons ATGGCCAAAGACGGTGGCGTTTCTTGTCTACGAAGGTCGGAGATGATCGGTATAGGAATCGGAGAACTTGAATCTCCGCCGCTAGATTCTGATCAAGTCCACGTTCTCGCCGTTGATGACAGCCTAGTTGATCGAATAGTCATCGAAAGATTGCTTCGAATCACATCCTGCAAAG TCACGGCGGTTGATAGCGGATGGCGTGCTCTCGAATTCTTAGGATTAGACGACGACAAAGCCGCCGTCGAATTCGAT AGATTGAAGGTGGATTTGATCATCACTGATTACTGTATGCCTGGAATGACTGGATACGAGCTTCTGAAAAAGATTAAG GAATCGACAAGTTTTAAGGAAGTTCCTGTTGTAATTATGTCGTCGGAGAATGTAATGACTCGTATCGACAG ATGTCTTGAAGAAGGTGCGGAGGATTTTTTACTAAAACCGGTGAAACTCGCCGACGTGAAACGTCTGAGGAGTTACTTGACGAGAGACGTTAAAGTCGCCGCCGAAGGAAACAAACGGAAGCTGACCACTCCACCGCCGCCGCCTCCGCTCTCAGCCACATCCTCGATGGAATCTTCGGACTCTACGGTGGAATCGCCTCTGTCTATGGTTGACGATGAAGATTCGTTGACAATGTCGCCGGAGTCTGCAACTTCGCTTGTGGATTCGCCGATGAGGAGTCCCGGATTAGCTTAG